A section of the Venturia canescens isolate UGA chromosome 11, ASM1945775v1, whole genome shotgun sequence genome encodes:
- the LOC122417813 gene encoding uncharacterized protein, giving the protein MKSCFLENGSKLSQPVKINRKTYFVQSTCTFDSVAQILLSGAVDHPTYDSAIKKSSNTMLQFVSQTLNTGVIRKTYTDRARLLLNWYTPQPNVKTENNVLSYTLSGYDSIYNFVDKALRTEPSVYITEECSRLCKRQYTSVLMSPNHKIIAKTGFGALKVALNFWPRLTKLRCFTKDCNASMTRTSRLGIHLFIDMDVRNNPSDKYGMRCKLFDIPVSLNFKDVEGNDVQYRLIGAIKFTPGHFTAYSFRNTTNWEHYDDMEINKTLQSAAMEIEPHLVIYVRLP; this is encoded by the exons atgaaatcatgTTTTCTGGAAAATGGCTCAAAATTATCGCAGCCTGTTAAGATAAACAGGAAAACTTACTTCGTACAGTCAACTTGCACTTTCGACTCTGTGGCGCAAATATTACTATCAGGTGCTGTCGATCACCCAACTTACGACTCAGCAATTAAAAAATCCAGCAATACTATGCTTCAGTTTGTTTCCCAAACATTGAATACTGGAGTCATAAGAAAAACTTACACCGATCGAGCGCGCCTCCTTTTAAATTGGTATACCCCTCAACCGAATGTGAAAACCGAAAATAATGTTCTGTCATATACATTAAGCGGATATGACAGTATTTATAATTTCGTGGATAAAGCTTTGAGAACAGAACCGAGTGTGTATATAACGGAAGAGTGTTCTCGGCTGTGCAAACGACAGTACACATCGGTCCTTATGTCACCGAATCACAAAATAATTGCAAAAACCGGATTCGGCGCTCTGAAAGTGGCGCTGAACTTTTGGCCGCGTCTTACGAAATTACGATGTTTTACAAAAGACTGTAACGCATCGATGACCCGTACTAGTCGGCTGGgaattcatttattcatcGATATGGACGTCCGTAACAATCCGAGTGACAAATACGGTATGCGGTGCAAGCTTTTTGATATTCCTGTATCGTTGAACTTCAAAGATGTCGAAGGAAACGATGTGCAATATCG GTTAATTGGTGCAATCAAATTTACACCAGGTCATTTCACTGCATATTCATTTCGTAATACGACAAATTGGGAGCACTACGACGACatggaaataaacaaaacactCCAATCAGCCGCAATGGAAATAGAACCACATCTCGTCATCTACGTTCGGCTTCCATAA